A single Ischnura elegans chromosome 13 unlocalized genomic scaffold, ioIscEleg1.1 SUPER_13_unloc_4, whole genome shotgun sequence DNA region contains:
- the LOC124173110 gene encoding uncharacterized protein LOC124173110, with amino-acid sequence MNQCKAPLYSKTDNVVVHLGRLPEWISDQKTVKVLIKSQECVITSLPSSITWKEYRFMNSFCGKNLLPSQNQDLVNGQRLTHSTGGNVTVNFMAKLPDDINYCCKVIGACINPFFGFDLCHHAIDLLNNEAFQCLRKVKENMDFVLSMAITEAQCSDVECKECSLLMDAPWLAASNLGGSLSIKEEETSDDNLRSSTDSQDCLQSANEGTSQLPCAFQTTEIYIPVSDCQETRPDALFHVKEEKEDPLSEGMYPAMCTPDPPEISRDVADPLATDELSLTSTPFQEEWLECMAESTGAIVTDFDWKLVGAKEEPSPEEKDAAKCHVKEENRDHLMEESYPMLHAQNLAGITTDVTDPLAANDVP; translated from the exons ATGAATCAATGTAAAGCACCATTATACTCCAAAACTGATAATGTGGTTGTGCATCTGGGAAGACTTCCTGAATGGATCAGTGACCAAAAAACGGTGAaagtgttgataaaatctcaggaATGTGTAATTACCTCTCTACCATCTTCTATAACATGGAAGGAATATCGATTTATGAACAGCTTTTGTGGGAAAAACTTGTTGCCGTCACAAAACCAAGATTTGGTCAATGGCCAGAGGTTAACTCACTCTACTGGTGGGAACGTGACAGTGAATTTCATGGCCAAGTTACCTGATGACATAAATTATTGTTGTAAAGTAATAGGGGCTTGCATTAACCCTTTCTTTGGATTTGATTTGTGTCATCATGCAATCGACTTACTGAACAATGAGGCCTTCCAGTGTCTTAGAAAAGTAAAGGAGAACATGGATTTTGTGCTTAGTATGGCCATCACTGAAGCTCAGTGTTCTGATGTAGAGTGCAAAGAATGTTCATTGCTGATGGATGCACCCTGGCTAGCAGCATCAAATCTTGGAGGCAGCCTG AGTATCAAAGAAGAGGAGACAAGTGATGACAATTTACGGTCTTCTACTGACTCACAGGACTGCTTGCAAAGTGCGAAtgaaggcacttcacagctcCCATGTGCATTCCAAactactgaaatatacattcctgtgtcagACTGCCAAGAAACGAGACCAGAtgctttg tttcatgtgaaagaggagaaagaagaCCCTCTTAGTGAAGGAATGTATCCAGCGATGTGCACACCAGATCCACCAGAAATTTCAAGGGATGTCGCAGATCCATTGgcaactgatgaattg TCTTTGACCTCTACTCCTTTCCAAGAAGAATGGTTGGAATGTATGGCTGAAAGCACAGGAGCCATCGTGACAGACTTTGACTGGAAGCTAGTTGGGGCTAAGGAAGAACCATCCCCAGAGGAGAAGGATGCTGCCAAG TgtcatgtgaaagaggagaacagAGACCATCTTATGGAAGAGAGTTATCCCATGCTGCACGCACAAAACCTTGCCGGAATAACGACTGATGTCACGGATCCATTGGCAGCGAATGAcgtg CCATGA